Proteins from a genomic interval of Rhipicephalus microplus isolate Deutch F79 chromosome 6, USDA_Rmic, whole genome shotgun sequence:
- the LOC142765160 gene encoding uncharacterized protein LOC142765160 has protein sequence MLLLLDVESAFDSLPHEVVETSLDRLGVHGCLHSFVTAFLTGRTFRVRVGKETSKPRDITAGVPQGSVLSPFLFNLAMAGLPASLPTGTRFAARCSVYADDVALWARGPRRSIPAIRTSLQAALDAVSAYLSGIGLKVSATKTEALLIHPLAAARRYVKQLRVGNRNLPWKLTVKYLGLTIDHRLTWVPAAKVACTQVRRVQGAISKLQQRGHGCSTKLALRLNQASASSVLLYAFPLVDLTPARRLDLEGYHRRAVRAILGLPRYSPVAATLAEAGEWPLSLHMLQRALGHVDRLHRAADGRTLLERLRSQPRSRMGGLCALYHQMVPDPPVPVAPPPPHHQPPEVHLHLDGVTKRRTPAAALQQAAVSKLEQQLAGRLQVFTDGSVMPDGSAAAACVIPSRAISRQCRLPFPASSTAAELAGLHLVADLLAEDVPAQPVAVLCDSKAALQTLANHRRAGLTGSLLATKYRALAAAGTSVSFHWLPSHVGIAGNEEADTLSKAAHQLGTPITQTVAVRDYSQARIKKLLASVHPDQRVANGRGPRRLPEVGLTRRERANLLRLRTGCVWTAARRYLKGCRSRSRA, from the exons ATGCTGCTCCTGCTGGACGTGGAGAGTGCCTTTGACAGTCTCCCACACGAGGTCGTCGAGACGTCTCTAGACCGACTTGGCGTTCACGGGTGCCTCCACAGCTTTGTGACTGCCTTCCTGACCGGCAGGACCTTCAGGGTTCGAGTTGGCAAGGAGACCAGCAAACCCAGAGACATCAccgcaggtgtaccacagggctccgtgCTGAGCCCCTTCCTATTCAACCTGGCGATGGCTGGACTCCCCGCTTCCCTTCCGACAGGCACCAGGTTCGCAGCCCGCTGCTCTGTTTACGCCGACGATGTGGCACTCTGGGCCCGGGGACCGAGGCGGTCCATTCCAGCCATCAGGACGTCACTGCAGGCGGCCCTGGATGCGGTGTCCGCCTACCTGAGTGGCATCGGACTCAAGGTCTCCGCAAccaagaccgaggccctgctgatCCACCCGCTGGCCGCAGCACGACGCTACGTGAAGCAGCTGAGAGTGGGCAACCGCAACCTGCCTTGGAAGCTGACAGTGAAGTACCTGGGGCTCACCATCGACCACCGTCTCACCTGGGTCCCAGCTGCCAAGGTCGCCTGCACACAAGTACGGCGAGTCcagggagccatcagcaagctgcaGCAGCGTGGACATGGCTGCTCGACCAAGCTGGCGCTTCGACTCAACCAGGCTTCAGCGTCCTCAGTCCTGCTATACGCCTTTCCACTGGTGGACCTGACGCCTGCCAGGAGACTGGACCTGGAGGGATATCACAGGAGAGCAGTGAGGGCCATCCTGGGGCTCCCCAGGTACTCCCCTGTGGCAGCGACCCTGGCCGAGGCTGGAGAGTGGCCCCTGTCTCTGCACATGCTCCAGCGTGCTCTGGGGCACGTAGACCGCCTACACCGTGCCGCCGACGGCAGAACCCTCCTGGAGCGACTTCGCAGCCAGCCGAGGTCACGGATGGGTGGTCTCTGTGCACtctaccaccagatggtcccgGATCCGCCAGTCCCGGTGGCCCCTCCACCACCTCACCACCAGCCGCCTGAGGTGCACCTGCACCTGGACGGGGTAACCAAGCGCCGAACACCTGCTGCAGCACTGCAACAGGCCGCCGTCTCCAAGCTCGAGCAGCAACTGGCAGGACGGCTGCAGGTCTTCACCGACGGATCCGTCATGCCAGACggttcagcggcggccgcctgcgTCATCCCATCCCGGGCCATCAGCAGGCAGTGCCGACTGCCCTTCCCGGCGAGCTCGACGGCTGCGGAGCTGGCAGGGCTACACCTGGTGGCGGACCTGCTGGCCGAGGACGTTCCAGCTCAACCGGTCGCAGTCCTGTGCGACAGCAAGGCAGCCCTGCAGACACTGGCCAACCATCGCCGTGCCGGGCTCACGGGGAGTCTCCTGGCAACCAAGTATCGGGCCCTAGCAGCAGCCGGgacgtccgtctccttccactggctgccctctcacgtAGGCATAGCCGGCAACGAGGAGGCAGACACGCTGTCCAAGGCAGCACATCAGCTGGGAACCCCCATCACCCAAACCGTGGCGGTGAGAGACTACTCGCAGGCCCGTATCAAGAAGCTCCTCGCCTCAGTCCACCCAGACCAGAGGGTGGCCAATGGGCGGGGACCCAGGCGTCTTCCTGAGGTAGGCCTCACCAGGAGAGAACGAGCCAACCTGCTGCGGCTGCGAACCGGATGCGTGTGGACTGCGGCCCGACGTTACCTCAAGGGATGCA GATCGCGCTCTCGAGCGTAG